AGAGGTGGTCAAACTTGAAGGGTCGTTTCTCTGACGTcagtgtcatttgaaaacaattgCATCTCTAAGGCTGTTAGTAACGAGGGGTTTAAGTGAGTGGAACGATGACATCTGCTCCTCGGCAGCTACTGGGTTAcccgcccctcacacacacacacacacacacactcacacacactcactcacactcacacacactcacacacacacacacacacacacacacactcacacacacactcacacactcacacactcacacacacacacacacacactcacacacacactcacacacacacgcaacataagaggaagtgagaggatGCATTTGTTGCTGTGGGTGTTCAACTGGAAACTCAGGTGTCGTTTCTCATCACGGTGACAGTCATCATACATTCACACCACAACAATGGCCTCtgttgctgcagttcaataattTATTCATCAAAAACATAATGATAAATACCACAACCCAGCAACAAAAGACACAATACAGACAAAGAGGCTTTGATATAAAACACTTAGATTTAGCAGACATCTCAACAGTAAAATTTGCAAAATATTTTCTCCACACACGGATGCAACAAACAACCTATCCAAGTCAACACTCGATTTCTATTCAAACAAATGTACAGTTAAATGCACAGTTAAAGATTCAGTTAAAGATTCAGTTAAAGATTCAGTTCTGGTTTTACGTGAGGGAAGTCCTCTGCTGTCAAGCCTTTTTTTGCGGCCAGCCCAGAAGAGAAGTGACGGTGTCGGTTAAAGAGAAAATATCCTGTTTTCTgatcttgaacacacacacacatcacacacatcacacatcacactaacacacacatcacacacacacatcacactaacacacacatcacactcagACGAGAAACTCATACCCCTGGTCCGTTCTTCCTCTTTTCTGGTCCGGGCCACAGCCCAGATGACTACAGCGGTTTCCATAGTGACAGTGAAGTGACAGTTTCAACAACCGTTTCAGATTCCAGCATTTGAACAGGTTCCATTTTGAACACAGCCTTCTTGGCCTTGTGGTCAGGGTCTGGCGTTCAGGTTGAGTGGAGATTCAACCGTCCCAGAGGGACTCAGTGACTCTCTGTCTTCAATTCAGTTCAGGTCTCAGTgccagctgtcacacacacacaccctgtttaccAGCTAGGCtctctcaggtacacacacactgactcagattcAATTCTGCTCACTCATACAGAGTCAACTGACTCAGATTCAACTCTGCTCACTCATACGGAGTCAACTGACTCAGATTCAACTCTGCTCACTCATACGGAGTCAACTGACTCAGATTCAACTCTGCTCACTCATACAGAGTCAACTGACTCAGATTCAACTCTGCTCACTCATACGGAGTCAACTGACTCAGATTCAACTCTGCTCACCCATACAGAGTCAACTGACTCAGATTCAACTCTGCTCACTCATACGGAGTCAACTGACTCAGATTCAACTCTGCTCACCCATACAAAGTCAATTGACTCATGTTCATATCAACTGCCAGTCCACACAGTTTTCGAACAGGTTCCGACGAATCGGTAGTTCCAGAGTGGTGTTCCAGTAGGTGTAAACGATGTTTGTTCCCAGAGCTGCAGTACCGTGTGTGGTCTGCAGGGGGCTCTGTCCAGGGAGGGGGGCGCTCTCACTCCTGGGGTGCTTGGCTGATGACCTTCTTCTTGCGGAGGGACACCAGATCGTAGAAGGGGTCCTTGGTGATGCTGGCTCTGTTGGATAGAGGTATGTGTgggttgttagtgtgtgtgtgtgtgtgtgtgtagaagtgtgtgtgtgtagaagtgtgtgtgtgtgtgtgtgtgtgtgtgtagaagtgtgtgtgtgtgtgtgtgtgtgtagaagtgtgtgtgtgtgtgtgtgtgtgtgtgtagaagtgtgtgtgtgtgtgtgtgtgtgtagaagtgtgtgtgtgtgtgtgtgtgtgtgtgtgtgtgtgtgtgtgtgtgtagaagtgtgtgtgtgtgtagaagtgtgtgtgtgcgtgtagaagtgtgtatatgtgtgtgtgtataagtatgtgtgtgtgtgtgtgtgtataagtatgtgtgtgtgtatacagtaagtgtgagtgtgtgtgtataccgtaagtgtgagtgtgtgtgtataagtgtgcgtgtgtgtgtgtatacagtaagtgtgtgtgtataggtgtgtgtgtgtgtgtgtgtataggtgtgtgtgtgtgtgtataggtgtgtgtgtgtgtgtgctgaccggATGGCCTCTATCCAGGAGTCTCTCTCCACAGCTGAGGCAGCACAGATGGAGTAGGACTGGTGCTTCCCCTGCACCACCCTGCCGTCCGTCTCAGTCTTACACGCCTTGATCTTCTGACCCCTGCTGTTGGGGTTGAACAGCTCCAGGCAGTACTAGACGAGACAGAGCACGTCGATTCATCCATCTACTGACAATCAATCcgttcaacacacacagaccaacacacgtACCCAGAcatacattcagacacacacacacacacacacacacacacactcacacacacacacacacacacactcacactcacactcacactcacactcacactcacactcacactcacactcacactcacactcacactcacactcacactcacactcacactcacactcacactcacactcacactcacactcacactcacactcacactcacactcacactcacactcacacacacactcacactcacactcacacacacacacacacacacacacacacacacacacacacacacacacacacacacacacacacttctacacacacacacacacacttctacacacacacacttctacacacacacacacacacacacacacacacacacacacacacacacacacacacacagcgtgtgGTAGCTTACAGGTTTGCGTGGGCAGTgcatctctctgacacacaggtTCTCCAGAGGAATAATCCCTCTGGGCTCCTTgtcctggagagagaagagggatggagagagaggaggagagagagagagagagagagagaggaggagagagagggatggagagagagagagagagagagagagagagagagagagagagagagagagagagagagagagaggagagagagagagagggttagtccAGAGGTCTGGTATAGGAGTACAACAGTagatcagggagagagaagggggtcaACTCACCGTGGTGAACTCAAAGTAGTACAGGCAGTTATCTGTGAGGATAAACCACCTTCTCTTCCACGTCTTCACCCTGCCccctgaacatacacacacacacgcacacacacacacacacacacacacacctctatgaAGCCAATACAAACCTCCGATTCACAGGCCTTCATACACTATTCAGCACCAATGATAAAATTCCCTTTAACCTCCCCATGACCCCACCATCAGGAACTttgcctgtcccccccccccccgacctctcTCGACCTCACCCTGGACCCCCCTAAACAGCCCCTGACCCCCCGACCCCTCTCGACCTCACCCTGGACCCCCCTAAACAGCCCCTGACCCCCCGACCCCTCTCGACCTCACCCTGGACCCCCCTAAACAGCCCCTGACCCCCCGACCCCTCTCGAcctcaccctggacccccttaaacagcccctgaccccccctctcGACCTCACTCCCCCTGACCCCCGGCAGACGGTGGCAGGCTGTGTTACCCAGCTTGAGCAGCCAGCCCTCCCTGTCGGGGTTgaagaacgtgtgtgtgaggtcgttcCCATCATCCTCGGGGATCTTGAACGGCTCGTTCCTGATGCTGTCGTACAGATTCTATTGGACGGGGGGGAAATGATATCACTGCTTATTTTTCGGAGAACGTGGGAGGAtgcccagattatttttcatcAAACTCACTTCTTTAAAACATACTGCCATCATGCATGTGATGAGTTTCCATGACAACCAAAATCCCCTACTTCCACATCGTGGAAATCCCATTTAATTCATAATTATTTCCACCCAATAACTTGAATATGCCTTCTATGCGTCTGTAAATACAATCGTGACAAGTCACATTACAATAGCTATAAGTCACGTGACATGGTGCCAGGTCTGTTATTGCGCGGCGCTTCCTGGTCACGTGACCTGAAGCGTGGCGTGTGATTGGGGGGCGGGACTCACTGTGAGCAGCTCATTGGGCAGGTCTCCTCCGTTGTTGATGCCTCTGTTCATGGAGATGAAGCGCTCCAGGGTGGTCTTGTCCTTCACGTTGGGGTTGTggaggctggtgttcagcatgatgatggcgaacgacaggatgtagcaggtgtctgggggacacacacacacagacacacacacacacacagacacacacacacacagacacacacacacacagacagacacacacccacacacacacacacacacacacacagacacacgcacacacacacacacacagacacacacccacacagacacacacccacacacacagacacacacagacccacacacacagacacacacagacacacacagacacacacacacagacacacacatacacacacacacagacacacacccacacacacagacacacacagacacacacagacacacacacacacacacagacacacacatcacagcagAGCTGGCTGAAATCAGATCTATGTGTACTGTATCAcaagaacacagacacaaaccaccAAAGGAACCAGGAAGCTGACACAtgttttccgtgtgtgtgtgtgtgtgtgtgtgtgacagagagagatagagatagagagaggtctACCTGTGGACTGGAAGACGTCAGAGTTGCAGTGACAGTAGCGGGCAGCGAAGGCCTCCATCATACGGTCGATCTTCTGAGCCTCTCCAGGGAGACGA
This sequence is a window from Osmerus mordax isolate fOsmMor3 unplaced genomic scaffold, fOsmMor3.pri Scaffold_38, whole genome shotgun sequence. Protein-coding genes within it:
- the LOC136939883 gene encoding cytohesin-2-like isoform X1, with product MPTECQMVSSDFTADERLEIESMKMHRKDLLDEIQRLKLDIDNVMAEIQDFESTEESKTLERGKQLNSGKKKFNMDPKKGINYLVDNKLLVWSPQPIAEFLYKEDGLNKTAIGDFLGDREEIHLQTLKAFVDLHEFSDLNLVQALRQFLWSFRLPGEAQKIDRMMEAFAARYCHCNSDVFQSTDTCYILSFAIIMLNTSLHNPNVKDKTTLERFISMNRGINNGGDLPNELLTNLYDSIRNEPFKIPEDDGNDLTHTFFNPDREGWLLKLGGRVKTWKRRWFILTDNCLYYFEFTTDKEPRGIIPLENLCVREMHCPRKPYCLELFNPNSRGQKIKACKTETDGRVVQGKHQSYSICAASAVERDSWIEAIRASITKDPFYDLVSLRKKKVISQAPQE
- the LOC136939883 gene encoding cytohesin-4-like isoform X2, with amino-acid sequence MKMHRKDLLDEIQRLKLDIDNVMAEIQDFESTEESKTLERGKQLNSGKKKFNMDPKKGINYLVDNKLLVWSPQPIAEFLYKEDGLNKTAIGDFLGDREEIHLQTLKAFVDLHEFSDLNLVQALRQFLWSFRLPGEAQKIDRMMEAFAARYCHCNSDVFQSTDTCYILSFAIIMLNTSLHNPNVKDKTTLERFISMNRGINNGGDLPNELLTNLYDSIRNEPFKIPEDDGNDLTHTFFNPDREGWLLKLGGRVKTWKRRWFILTDNCLYYFEFTTDKEPRGIIPLENLCVREMHCPRKPYCLELFNPNSRGQKIKACKTETDGRVVQGKHQSYSICAASAVERDSWIEAIRASITKDPFYDLVSLRKKKVISQAPQE